A region of the Drosophila subpulchrella strain 33 F10 #4 breed RU33 chromosome 3L, RU_Dsub_v1.1 Primary Assembly, whole genome shotgun sequence genome:
CTCCGAACACTTCTCCCGTATCTAGATAAATGTTTCTTCATGTTTGTTTCCCATTTCTTGGCCTTTTTTCCTGGTGTGTGTTTTGTTTGGTGTCGTTTTtagttttactttatttttttttggctttttgcAGAATACAAGAGTACAACTCACTTGTAGGAGCGCTATCACCAGCTGGATGGGTCCGCAGCGGACGACAACGGTGCCGATGGTGGTGGCTCTGAGGGAGGTGGATGGTGTGGAGTGGGTGGTGCCCGATCCAATGCCCGTTCCCGTTCCCGTTCCCGTGGACATGGCTGTGGACATGGCCTGACTTGGAGTCGGCGACGATGATGACATTGTTGCTGAATAATTGAAGGCGTCTAGCTGGGACTGCTGAGATTGCTGCGACTGCTGCGTCTGGAGCTGGACGCTCTGCGGCTGGCGGGGATTGGGGTTCGAGGAGGAGGCGACCGAGTAGAGCGAAGACATCGATGAGTCTAGGGCTTGGCGGCGTTCCATGgttgcttttctttttttattttctaccaACTTTCGAGAATTGAGTGCTTGTAGTTTTGTGTGTTTTGCGTGGGCGTTTATAATCTCTGTCGTTTAGTTTTTCTCGTACTTTGTTTGGTTTATTTCCCCTGCTTATTTCGCGTGTTTTGCATTTTGAACTCTGCTTGAAAGTGGAACTATTAGATTGAGACACTCGCGTTGGGTTTTAATTTATGGGGTTAGTTATTGTAGTCAGGGGATTCGTTTCGATTTCGTTGCGAACGCTATCAACGCCGGCGATCGTCTGAGAACCTCTGCGAATCGGTAGATTTTCGAATCGTAGAATTCTTTTTGCCCGCCGCGATGACTATGACTTCATACTCGCGCTCTCCCTGTCGCTCTAACGTCTGTTTATTATGGTATAGTGGCTATATATATAAAGCTATATAGCCGAGAGAATCGTGTGTACTTTTTGCATATTGAGCCTGAGAAAATTGCCTTTGATGCGTGTGCTAGTCTCGTTGTAGACCCCTCTACCTCTCTCGCCAGAAAAAAAAAGCCAAAGACAATGCTCGATTCgcgtttatttttaaaacaacaaACTATTGAGTAATTTTCGCGATGCTAAACTGTTGTTCTAGCCCAGATACTCAGATACTACAGATACTATATAGCATATAGCATCTAGCCGGAGATAAAACGCACGGATGTGCGTCAGATCTGTAACATGTGCCAATTGCATTGGCAGGAGTCGTCAGTCAGTCCGTCATCTTTCATGGATTctacaatatatttttgaatacaTTACGCATACGTCGTGTGCACCCAGCTGCCTCTATTAGGtaatttttggtatttctcCCAATTTTTAATAGTCGCCGCCGTCGCTGGCGTAATGTAAACTATTTTAATTGTACTTTGCGCtggctaaaaataaaacagagcACAAAAAAATTGGGAAGAGCAAGTTCCCTTTTATAAAAGTTTACAGTAGCGCAATTGAGGAAATGCTGGCCATCCATATGTTGTTGTCCAAAAAAAATAGGAACGAAAAGGAAAATTGTTGATTGAAATTTCGTGGGGCGTGAACCGTTATAGTATATTGAAAAGGCAAGGAAAAGTGCACATGACTCAAAAGAAAAACGCTTTTCAATGCATCAAGTCAccgaatatttaaaaaaaattgcccGCATTTTGTGTCGATTCCTATTTGTAAAgcattttgttttgtatttgaGGGTCGTCACAAAACTGAACATTTgacaacaacaataaatttaGCACACTTTGTTGATTTCATCTTCAGACGAGCGAGCACAAAAAAACTAGCGCCAAGCGATTTTGAATGTCAAAAATGTTCTAGCTAAATTATGGCTGATTATTTTcgtttatttttcttttttgaagtgcaaaatttattgttttcttCCTCGTTTTTTGTCTAACTTAATTTACATAGATATGTTTTTATTCGCACATTATTCAAGCGCAGGAGaagcggaaaataaaaacgcGCGCGCCGCCTTACAAACAGCCGAACAACCGAACGCCGCGAACTTCGAACAAGACTGACCAAACTGATCCGAAGACTGAAGACCGGAGACCGAAGACTGCGCAGATTCTACGGGCGGCAGCAGATGAGAAAGAGAAGAGTGTTCAGCCTATGAATTTTAACCGATTCGCTCAGTTTATATAGGAAAGTGCTCTTTTTCGTCGATCTCTTGACTCTCGTTAAGCTCAGTTTTGAAAAAGCCGGCTTTAATTTTGAGAAGAGAGTGTTGGAAAGAGAGGGGTATGTAGGGTAAAAAGGAAGGGAAGACGAGGGGCTTCAGGGGAGACGACATAAATAAACAAGTGCTCTTGGCATTCGCGGCGTCGTTAATTCatgatttcaatttttaatGCCCTGCGCCCGGCTTTTCAGCAATTACAATACCAACAAAAGGTATGGGGCGATATAAAGGGAGATTAAAGAAAATAAGATACGAGGAGCTTGTACCCTGTAAGCTCGAATATTGTTAATATGATCGAATTGCaagtaaaaattaaaagcaaaataCCCATAAAAGTTCAGTTACAGTAATGTATAGGTTTATTTTCGGTAAGTCAAAAATTCACTTAACATAattataaattgtataattgtatttttagaAAGTTTTAATGAATTGCCTTGAGATCAAGATATATTCCATAACTGGATACTTCTTATAAATTTTGATTCAGTTTCTTAAAATATGTATACCTTTGTCTTATATACCCCATATAAGAAAGGGTTCTCCAAACCACAATATATTCAAGTGCAGCTTTGGTACTTTAATAACAGAGTGAAGAGAGGAAGAGCAAAATAACAACACCAGAACAGCAAAATAAACCAGACGGTATCGTGTCTTAATGGGAGGCAAACTGACCGCCCGCATTTAAATCCCCTCACCACCCATGATACGATACTCTATCCCTCAATTTATGAAGGATTTTTCACCCAAAATGCGTGTCTTGAAGCCTGACTTTGGCTCTTTTTTGAGTTTCGTGCAATATCCATCGCATGCAACCAATACCCTCCAGTTGAAAGTTATTATTTTTCGCTATCATCGTTTCGGACTTATCAAATTATTCTTTCAGCGCCATCACGTCACGGAATCTGGTCGAATGGCATGAAAAGAATCTCATAGATATTTGGTCGTCTTTCTGGATGATCAGCTTGTTAAGTATAAGTTCTTTTCACTCACTCACCACAGTCggaacattttatttatatgtttttaattgAGATTAATGAGCCACTTGAGTGAGGAGCTCACAAAATGAAAACCACCCCTCTTAACCCCTTTTACCCTCTTTGCCCACAGACAGTTCACATTTCAGATAATTGAAATCACTTGAGGACCACTTGTTAAATGTTTAGGGAAAGGGCCACCCACAGAGGCAAATTCGAAAAAATTGTTTAGGGCGGAAAAAGTCCAAAAGAGCACTCAGGGGTTAAGTGCGGATGATGGCAATGACTTTTCTCGATTCCAGCCTAAAGTTATGCAATGTTTTTCAGGAATTTGGTAATATTAATTTTACACTTTCTCTCTACTTACTTTTGAACTTATAATTAGTAATTAAATGGTATAtctgaaaagttaaaaagtTATTGTCAAGACTTTAAATGATTAGCTTTATTTTTGGggtaaaatattttccaatatTAATTGCACTATATTTTGTGACTGTGTGGGGAGAAAtggttataaataaatattaaacataCAATTAATGGCAAAATTTCGACTGGCTGTGACTGAATTAAGTTTCATATTATAAATAgttgatatatattttatataagcATTTTGGAATTCTCTAATTTTGCAAGGCTTAAACTAAATTTGAactaagaaaataaatattgtaacTACTAGTTATAAAAGCtgggaaaaaataaaacggaacaaatttgaattataaaatatttaaaatagtttttcgCAGACAATTTAGTATCTTTTTTAGGCGAAAATAAAACAGTGAACTAGCATGCAAAGTAAATtggcaaacaaaacaaaacagagGAAAACTTTTAGCTCATGGGCCAAAATAGGTTTTCAGGAAAACATCAAAAATAATATGCCAACTAATTAATGGCAAGAATGTCGAGCATCGGCAGAGAAGCAAATGGCGCGGGTTAATTGGGCGGGAAATCATTGAGTTCATCTTTCAGGTGGGACAGGTGGGCCATATCTTTCAGGTCATCCAGATCTCCTAGAGAAATCCCTTGATCGTTTGTTTCGTTATGTTCTCGTAGTATTTACTGCGTCGCCAGGACGTCGGCGGTTTCGATTCGTTGGGGTTAGTTGAAGCCGGAGCGGTATTATCAGCGGATCGGTAGCTCACCTCCGGCGTGTGGGCATTGGGAATCCTGGGGGTCGTCTCCGTCGTGATTCCCGTGGCCAAGCTGAATCCCTCCACCTCACTGTCCGATTCGATGGCCTGGGGCAAGGGGAGTGGCAGGAGCAAgtgctgctgctcctcgtcGTCTGGAGTGGGCGTCACACTCTGACTATGCAGctctgccacgcccaccacaCTATCCTGATCCTCACTCTTCATCCTCTGCTGGTGGGCGGAAAAGTAACTCATTTCGGAGCTATCGAAGGACATGTTCACCGGGGAAGCTGGCAGTTCGGGTATCTCAAATGTGCTCAGTGTGGAGTCATCCGCCTCGTCGAAGGAGTTCTTGGCCGATCCTATGTAGGAGCTAGTGCGTCCAGAGGCCGTTTGGAAGGAGGAGGAGTGCGAATTGGGCGTGAAGTTGCCCTCGGAGGCGGTGGCGAAGGATTCGTCCTCGGTGGAGCGGGAATGCCAGTCCTAGGGGAAAGATAATTAGcatataataatgatataaaGTAATAGATTTCTTCCTTGGGGATCTTAACAAATATGACAGTTCTAAGCTTACCTCGATGCTCCCCAGTTTCTTGATCCCATGTCCTGCGTTGCCGTTGGTGATTCCATTGGAGGCTGCTCCCTCCTGCTGCTGGACATCCCGAATGACTGCGTCCAGGGACTCGGCGACCTCGGCAATGGCTCCCAGTTTGTGGGAGATGGCGGCGCAGGCCAGTTCGTTGCTTCCCGTGGGCACCACCTGCACAGTGGCTGGCGGGGATTCTGCGGGCACCTCGCTGCCAGCACTGCTGGTTCTTCCACTGTCATGGAGTGGACTCGGACTGCAGTCCAGGGGCAGTTCATCGGCCACGACACTGAAATCACCAGAAAGACGGGGGTTATCGGGTGCTCCGGAATCCACAGACGCAGTGCGTGAGTGCGAGGGTGTTTCATTATCGGTATAGTCGCTGTGTGGATACGTTTCACTATCGTTGCGAATGAGGGCCTTGATCTTGTCCAGACTTTTGAGTGGTGGCCCAGAATCCACCtcatcctcctcctcttcTTCAGTTTCCTCTGGTATGATATCCCTTTCTATAGAGGCCTTGGCTATTTTGGTCTTGACACTGGAAGTGCTGGCCGtctcgtcatcatcatcatcttcgTAATCCTCATCTTCACCTTGGGTATCCTCACTACTCACTTCCGGTAGTTTACTGGCCTCATCTATGGCCTCCAAAAGACGGCTGAGATCGCTAGTGGAATCACTTAGGATCTCATGGGGATTTCCCGCCAAATCCTCCTCTTCGCTTGCCAAGGGAGCAGAGGTATTAGTCAGATTCTGGTCTCCATTTGTGGATTTATTTTCACTTTCCTCCACTGGAAGCTCAACCTCATTTGGCGGTTCATCCACCACAATGCTGGGCACATCCGGCCTGGGACTAACCTCCTGCTCCACTTCCTCGTCTCCCTTTGATTTGGCAAACAAATTACGAAATCTGGCAAACATTTTGAGCTTTTTCAAGTAAGTTGTCTGGTTGGCGCCACCCTTTTTTTTGGCTTTCGGGGGACTGGGGAACAATTAGTTTGACGTAAGACGCTATAACACGCTTTTGGCTAGTGGCCAGTTGAAGGGAGCTATGTCTCTCTGATAATTGTAGATTCAATTATTCACTGTGCCGGGATTAGCAACTGTTTCTCGGGGAAATCGAGAGTGGCAACCATGAAGACACTTCTATATTTAACACCTTCCTATCACAATGCTCCCCACTTTGACCCACTTGTAACGCACGTTCTCCAGGAAATTCACTCTTTATCGCGCAtacactatatatatattttctttctgAGTGTTCCATTAATTTGACAAACTGACAGTTGACTTGAAATCTCGCGCTCCGAACCGAGGAACCAATTCGAAAGAGGACCGAACGACGAACCGCACTGGACCACGCACTGAAATAGACTAATTGGATTTGGACGCCGACTCTTAGGCGGAATGATCTTCTATATAGCATagttcttttattttatttcaatattttttgtgCTCTTTCTCGGATTTTGGGTGGTGGAACTTTTCGAGTGCGTCGCGGCCGCTTGACATTTGTTTCATTCtgtcaaaaattatttttggttGTCTGCGGTTACTTGGGAATTATTTTGCGGTTTGATGGGCATTAAAAGTGTTGtgctataattttttacaaattgaaATAAACATGTTCAATTTTATGGAGACATTTAGTAGGCGTATTTTGTTATACAATATGATAGGAAGTTAAGTTAAATCCAAAATAATATTGCATATACCTtcagtttatattttttatgtttttcttttttatttttaaagcgtATTGGCAAGTTGCCTTCCTGTTCTGTACGTTTCAATTCCCATTTATCATttcttttagttttatttctAGCAACTTGTTAGTTCTTTGCTCTTTTCGTTGTTGTTTTTCCTTAGTTAATTTGCCGCGAACTCGTGTGATTTGAGTGAAAATCTTTCTCATGCTTTAGTTGATATGCAAAACGTTTTGCTGTTTTTTTCGCCTGAGTTCTATGCGTTGAGCATAATGAAGTAGCCGCCGATATAAGGTTGAAGTCCAGGCACTCACGCAACTGCAGGGGTATTATAGATTATAATTCACTTGAACTCACCTCTTTCCCGTCAGTGCATCCAAGACGAAGGGCTCTTTGAGCCGCTTCTTCAGCAGTCTTCCCAATCTGACCATTCTACCCACTTCGACCAGGAGTTGCTCCCTGGCCACCAGATGGCGCTGCAATCGCGGAGGCATTTCCCCCAGTGGAGATAGCTCCGATTCGATTTCTCCCTCAGCATCGCTACTTATGCCACTGCTACTGCGATTGTGCTGCTGtctttgttgctgctgcagttgggCGGATAATTCCTGGGTCAAAAGGGGACGAAGTTCCCTCAGCTGGCGATAGTAGGCCTCCACGCTGCGATGGAATACGGCGGAGACCCGCAGTCTGGTCATCTGCTCCTGGGCCACGGACTGCAGGCTGTGCCACGTGTGCTGCAGTTCATCACTGATCAAACTCTGGCCGGAATTGGATTGCGACCTAGATCCCGATGGATCCATGTTGCAGCAGAGGCGGAGAGTTTGTGAAGCCTCCAGCAACTGGCAGCCATAGTGGTAGATGCTCTATGAAGGGGAGATAAAAGAAAAGGGGATTAGAACATGTCAATATGCATGTAAAGAAATTctaaataattataaagttGAATATATTAcacatttcattttatttataagttttaaGATATAACAAAGAAATAGGTTTAGTTGGGACACATTCTTAAGACCTTAAAGTATCAAAATATTATCTCATAGTATATCTCAACTACATTTTAAGAACaacaataaatgaaataatcttCCCAGTACTTTAATATCGGTTTAAAAACTTTATGGTGATGGACCAGCTGGAAAACTAGATGGGGCAACCTTGTATCAACGCAAAGAGGCCTTGGTTTTCCGCCAGAAAACTCGACTGGCACTTGGTAACTTTTCGGTCACTCTGCCGTTAGCCAAACTGGCTCTCCCTTTCTCCGTCTCGCACTCGGATGGTCTGCCTCCACCTTATTTCCCCCAAAATAAGTCCAAAAGAGGGGAAAACTCACCCGGCCGGTTTCCTCGAACCCCTGCAGCTCGTCCTTCTGCAGCTGGATCTCGTGGATGTTGCAGCCGACATGGGAGTGGCACCGCAGCAAGACGGCATACAGCTCCTGCAGCCAGTCCCGCGCCCTCCGCGCGTCCTCCTCGTAGGCGTGGATGTGGGTCACCTGCTCCAAGGTGAGCCGCTGCAGCGCCATCCGATGTCCGCACACCTGACGCCGCCGCCTGCTCTCGTCGATCTGCCGCCGCAGCTGGGCGATCTCGGGGCTGTAGTCCAGCTGGAGGTCGCGACCCAGAGCGTCTTTCACCGGCATCGCCAGCATGTCGCTCAGCTTTTCACCCTCACGCACAAGATCGCGCTCGACGTGGCCTGCGAATGTTAGATATATTGTGAGAGATATGCTTTAGAAATCGGTTAGATGTAAAAAATGtacatattaaatataaattaaacaaggaagaacgctatagtcgagtacctcgactatcagatacccgttactcagctaaagggaccaaaggaaaatggagatatgcaagcagcaaatgcgccacctaccggcggtagacagatttaagcgttgtgggcgttagagtgggcgtggcaaagtttttttttaaatcaatcgatacgtattgacgagaccaatacatttcagtttaaattttttatctaccatgaaaattgtgggcgccacagacttgggcggtttgtgggcgttggagtgggcgtggcatattcgcgtaacatacttgcgctgcgctcaagcccacggaatctaaatctgaaatcccgtttctctatctttgatattttccgagatatccgcgttcatatttacgattttttgaagtttgtgggcggtttgtgggcgttaaagtgggcgtggcaaactttttttaggtcagtcggtaggtattgatgagaacaatacatttcagttaaaatttttgttctagcatgaaaactgtaggagccacagttttgggcggtttgtgggcgttagagtgggcgtggcactcttttgaaacaaacttgcgctgcgcaggaatctcaggaatctgcatgcctaatcccagtattgtagctcttatagtttccaagatctcagcgttcatacggacagacggacagacggacagacggacagacggacatggctagatcgactcggctagtgatcctgatcaagaatatatatactttatggggtcggaaacgcttccttctgcctgttacatactttccgacgaatctagtatacccttttactctacgagtaacgggtataaaaagatatcaaattttaaaagaatGAAGAGATCGTTTGCATGTTGTAAATATACTTTTTCAGTTCGAGTTCAAACAGATCTTTAAGTTAAAAACAGCTACATTTTgaatttccatttaattttataacttGTGAACAAtaatataatgataaaatatATGCATATGGTGTAACTTAAGATCGCTTGGTCTTCATGTTTATAGTTTATTGTTCGATGCATAATCAATGTTTTTGGTTCGAGTagaaaaatatctttaaatgTGTTTATATTTCACGTAGTTCCGTTGAGATTTGAAAGCGTGACAATTGTATAATGTATTTGTAATGAATTTTCAGatcataatattttttgtcaTACTTATGATAATTATCAAGCaattttaacatatttttgtCAAGGTTCGGTGGCTATCGCTTGAGTTGGGACAACAAAGTTTTGTACAATTTTCATTCAAATTGTGACAGCGTGACTTTTGCGTAACAAAACAGTACATGATAtttatgtttaaacaagattaattataattttccAGAGTTGTTTAAAACTCACCCATCATTTCCTGGTTGTTCTTGAGCTGCATGAGTAGCTGCTCCGCCTCGGGCCAATCAAGCGCTCGACTGTCCACCTCCACCACATGGTTTCCGGTGGTCAGGAGCTCCTCGAAATGCTCGAGAAGTCGGTGGAACCTCAGGGCGGTCATCAGGACATTCCTTCGTCGCTCCAACCTCTTGGCAAAGGAGCGACACACAAACTGCATGAAATCCCGCTGCGAGAGGAGATCCTGGCACAGATCAATGTCCTTGG
Encoded here:
- the LOC119554814 gene encoding SEC14 domain and spectrin repeat-containing protein 1-B isoform X20, which gives rise to MEEDVLNALQTRSAYLSGGFDRQKRIIFVVNAFNDLQLWNRRYLQVTLDYLKRSLSASVLQNGVSVVVNAQESSSRISRQQVRQIYSLFGGDINVDLYLVRAEGFWEKHVEPCTKSQVKGEPLVLSKARLFKFIEPQNLPEELGGTLQFNYDLWLQQRKSIDEFTKSHVQTLASMEKLLALLREHKSLRPAEADVELKKCAQLHAGVQNDIESAIDMGNAILARFNEVYETHSPPPQAVAPASESPASPPPIPVHSATAVPPQQQKPLLPPDLVCERARIELRLNEIEKKQTAIRTAWLELLRSLREARELSTLEEGVSFVTNWILQQAEQLLSRQRSIAGDVRGSEALRSAHDQLEMECRETYGCYAELLYKIERFAGERQASPKDIDLCQDLLSQRDFMQFVCRSFAKRLERRRNVLMTALRFHRLLEHFEELLTTGNHVVEVDSRALDWPEAEQLLMQLKNNQEMMGHVERDLVREGEKLSDMLAMPVKDALGRDLQLDYSPEIAQLRRQIDESRRRRQVCGHRMALQRLTLEQVTHIHAYEEDARRARDWLQELYAVLLRCHSHVGCNIHEIQLQKDELQGFEETGRSIYHYGCQLLEASQTLRLCCNMDPSGSRSQSNSGQSLISDELQHTWHSLQSVAQEQMTRLRVSAVFHRSVEAYYRQLRELRPLLTQELSAQLQQQQRQQHNRSSSGISSDAEGEIESELSPLGEMPPRLQRHLVAREQLLVEVGRMVRLGRLLKKRLKEPFVLDALTGKSVVADELPLDCSPSPLHDSGRTSSAGSEVPAESPPATVQVVPTGSNELACAAISHKLGAIAEVAESLDAVIRDVQQQEGAASNGITNGNAGHGIKKLGSIEDWHSRSTEDESFATASEGNFTPNSHSSSFQTASGRTSSYIGSAKNSFDEADDSTLSTFEIPELPASPVNMSFDSSEMSYFSAHQQRMKSEDQDSVVGVAELHSQSVTPTPDDEEQQHLLLPLPLPQAIESDSEVEGFSLATGITTETTPRIPNAHTPEVSYRSADNTAPASTNPNESKPPTSWRRSKYYENITKQTIKGFL